A window of the Clupea harengus chromosome 8, Ch_v2.0.2, whole genome shotgun sequence genome harbors these coding sequences:
- the tmem248 gene encoding transmembrane protein 248 isoform X1 encodes MVYLLNPLENLKTYISNRPPLVIFMVSVSAVAITFLTIGYFFKIKEIKSPEMTEDWNTFLLRFNELDFCISENETLKHGLNESITPDSTVPSGQGRSSTQAPLVLEDPGPINISVPITLTLDPQRPFGGYSRNITHLYATILGQQVGLSGREAHEEMNITFTLPASWNSDDCVLHGHCEQVVFSTCMTITAASNVFPVTVQPPHCIPETYTNATSWYKLFTTARDSDTKYTQDYNPFWCYKGAIGKVYHALNPKLTVIVPDDDRSLINLHLMHTSYFLFVMVITMFCYAVIKGRPGKVRQNNSDFCPEKMIHIFPEVTAKTLATCFTPRQPRKFATKDLNHHTKVAFSEG; translated from the exons ATG gtGTACCTGTTAAATCCTCTGGAGAATCTGAAGACCTACATAAGCAACCGTCCTCCCCTGGTCATTTTTATGGTCAGTGTGAGTGCTGTGGCTATCACCTTCCTCACCATAGGATATTTCTTCAAGATCAAAGAAATCAAATCCCCTGAGATGACTGAG GATTGGAACACCTTTCTTCTCCGCTTTAACGAGCTTGACTTCTGCATCTCGGAGAATGAGACCCTGAAGCACGGCCTGAACGAGTCCATCACGCCAGACAGCACGGTCCCCAGCGGCCAGGGACGCTCCAGCACCCAGGCCCCCCTCGTGCTGGAGGACCCAGGGCCCATCAACATCTCTGTGCCCATCACCCTCACTCTGGATCCCCAGCGGCCATTTGGGGGCTACTCCCGTAACATCACCCACCTGTACGCCACCATACTGGGCCAGCAGGTTGGCCTCTCTG GAAGGGAAGCCCATGAGGAGATGAACATAACTTTCACTCTGCCGGCCTCCTGGAACTCGGATGACTGTGTCCTGCATGGCCACTGTGAACAGGTGGTGTTCAGCACGTGCATGACCATCACTGCGGCCAGCAATGTCTTTCCTGTCACAGT GCAGCCTCCCCACTGTATCCCAGAGACGTACACCAATGCCACATCGTGGTACAAGCTCTTCACGACAGCGCGGGACTCGgacaccaaatacacacaggatTACAACCCGTTCTGGTGTTACAAAGGAGCCATCGGAAAGGTCTATCATGCACTGAACCCCAAGCTCACCGTCATTGTCCCGGAT GATGACCGCTCCCTGATAAATCTTCACCTAATGCACACCAGCTACTTCCTGTTTGTGATGGTGATCACAATGTTCTGCTATGCAGTCATTAAGGGCCGGCCCGGGAAAGTAAGACAGAACAACTCAGACTTCTGCCCTGAGAAG ATGATTCACATTTTCCCAGAGGTAACTGCCAAAACACTTGCCACATGTTTCACTCCAAGACAGCCCAGAAAGTTTGCAACCAAGGACCTCAACCATCACACAAAA GTGGCCTTCTCGGAGGGATAA
- the rad51d gene encoding DNA repair protein RAD51 homolog 4 gives MVVLREGICPGLNQDLVQALRNVDIRTVEDLVSANLEELAQKCSVSYKALIAVRRVLLAQHAAFPVSCADLYEELLSSTAILSTGNHCLDKLLDSGLYTGEVTELIGGPGSGKTQVCFSTAVHISCQLKQSVVYIDTNGGMSANRMLQMLQAKTSTMEEQMAALQRIQVFRVFDVFSLLKCLQNISAGEVEMACVGTSVKALILDSVSAVLSNMLGGKQTEGMSLMMQVAGELKTISKDLSVAVLVTNHATRDGSGQLRAGLGQSWSHVPRTRVLLHRVKRPGASSGLRLATLTKSSRQSCQVEEEFDLSGWRGPEDTKAGYSGKRKLECDNPGVG, from the exons ATGGTGGTCTTGAGAGAGGGTATATGTCCTGGGCTAAATCAGGACCTTGTTCAAGCCCTCCGAAATGTGGACATCAGAACAG TGGAGGATCTGGTCTCGGCCAACCTTGAGGAACTGGCCCAAAAATGCTCCGTATCCTACAAG GCTTTGATTGCTGTGCGTCGGGTTCTACTGGCTCAACATGCAGCTTTTCCTGTCTCATGTGCTGACCTGTATGAAGAGCTCCTGAGCTCAACTGCCATTCTCTCTACAGGCAACCACTG TCTGGATAAACTGTTAGACTCAGGTCTGTACACTGGGGAGGTAACTGAGCTAATAGGAGGACCAGGAAGTGGCAAAACACAG GTGTGCTTTAGTACTGCTGTTCATATCTCATGCCAACTCAAGCAGAGTGTTGTCTATATCGACACCAATGGAGGAATGTCTGCAAATCGTATGCTTCAGATGCTGCAAGCAAAGACCAGCACTATGGAAGAGCAG ATGGCTGCTCTTCAGCGAATTCAAGTGTTCAGAGTGTTTGATGTCTTCTCCTTGCTTAAATGTCTACAGAATATAAGCGCCGGTGAAGTTGAGATG GCATGTGTTGGAACTTCAGTAAAAGCTCTTATTCTGGATTCTGTCTCAGCTGTACTCTCGAATATGCTAGGAGGCAAACAGACTGAAG GCATGTCCTTGATGATGCAGGTTGCTGGAGAACTAAAAACAATTTCAAAGGACCTCAGTGTTGCTGTTCTG GTGACGAACCATGCGACCCGAGATGGCAGTGGGCAGCTGAGAGCAGGTCTGGGTCAGTCTTGGAGTCACGTCCCGAGGACCCGCGTTCTCCTGCACAGAGTGAAGAGGCCAGGCGCCTCATCTGGCCTGCGCTTAGCAACTCTGACCAAATCATCTCGACAG TCATGTCAAGtggaagaagaatttgatttaagTGGATGGAGAGGGCCTGAAGATACGAAGGCTGGGTACTCGGGCAAGAGAAAACTGGAGTGTGACAACCCTGGGGTTGGCTGA
- the tmem248 gene encoding transmembrane protein 248 isoform X2 — MVYLLNPLENLKTYISNRPPLVIFMVSVSAVAITFLTIGYFFKIKEIKSPEMTEDWNTFLLRFNELDFCISENETLKHGLNESITPDSTVPSGQGRSSTQAPLVLEDPGPINISVPITLTLDPQRPFGGYSRNITHLYATILGQQVGLSGREAHEEMNITFTLPASWNSDDCVLHGHCEQVVFSTCMTITAASNVFPVTVQPPHCIPETYTNATSWYKLFTTARDSDTKYTQDYNPFWCYKGAIGKVYHALNPKLTVIVPDDDRSLINLHLMHTSYFLFVMVITMFCYAVIKGRPGKVRQNNSDFCPEKVAFSEG, encoded by the exons ATG gtGTACCTGTTAAATCCTCTGGAGAATCTGAAGACCTACATAAGCAACCGTCCTCCCCTGGTCATTTTTATGGTCAGTGTGAGTGCTGTGGCTATCACCTTCCTCACCATAGGATATTTCTTCAAGATCAAAGAAATCAAATCCCCTGAGATGACTGAG GATTGGAACACCTTTCTTCTCCGCTTTAACGAGCTTGACTTCTGCATCTCGGAGAATGAGACCCTGAAGCACGGCCTGAACGAGTCCATCACGCCAGACAGCACGGTCCCCAGCGGCCAGGGACGCTCCAGCACCCAGGCCCCCCTCGTGCTGGAGGACCCAGGGCCCATCAACATCTCTGTGCCCATCACCCTCACTCTGGATCCCCAGCGGCCATTTGGGGGCTACTCCCGTAACATCACCCACCTGTACGCCACCATACTGGGCCAGCAGGTTGGCCTCTCTG GAAGGGAAGCCCATGAGGAGATGAACATAACTTTCACTCTGCCGGCCTCCTGGAACTCGGATGACTGTGTCCTGCATGGCCACTGTGAACAGGTGGTGTTCAGCACGTGCATGACCATCACTGCGGCCAGCAATGTCTTTCCTGTCACAGT GCAGCCTCCCCACTGTATCCCAGAGACGTACACCAATGCCACATCGTGGTACAAGCTCTTCACGACAGCGCGGGACTCGgacaccaaatacacacaggatTACAACCCGTTCTGGTGTTACAAAGGAGCCATCGGAAAGGTCTATCATGCACTGAACCCCAAGCTCACCGTCATTGTCCCGGAT GATGACCGCTCCCTGATAAATCTTCACCTAATGCACACCAGCTACTTCCTGTTTGTGATGGTGATCACAATGTTCTGCTATGCAGTCATTAAGGGCCGGCCCGGGAAAGTAAGACAGAACAACTCAGACTTCTGCCCTGAGAAG GTGGCCTTCTCGGAGGGATAA
- the lig3 gene encoding DNA ligase 3 — translation MQNICLRKALHTARNPTVTLLRAQIIWRFGSTHFTQCTQPLTPHCGRRPTHSHCCDFTPLSRKFGTSSRFYIHLSWPESLSERPTMAEQRFCVEYAKRGTAGCKKCKDKIMKGIVRIGKIVPNPFSESAGEMKEWYHGKCIFEKLERARATTKKIEDITDLEGWEELEDDDKELINKLVSDLAAKTNATPKKKVQAKLNTSGPLSAPPADPSLNAPRKFSGFTATKAGTSASPGQSALKAGQGSALSAQLCDPNHKDCLLREFRKLCAMVAEISSYNSKTQIIQDFLKKGSGGDKFRGDLFLTVKLLLPGVVKNVYNLNDKQIVKLFSRILNCNQDGMLRDLEQGDVSETVRLYFDDSKSFPPATKSLLTLQEVEASLNRLAQLTKEDDQQKELQDIAKKCTGNDLKCIIRLVKHDLKINSGAKHVLDAVDPNAYDAFKASRNLGDVIERVLRNQQDASNGSGPRKSLKIEASLMTPVQPMLAEACKSVEYAMKKCPNGMYSEIKYDGERVQVHKNGDHFSYFSRSLKPVLPHKVAHFKEYIPQAFVGGDSMILDAEVLLIDTNTSKPLPFGTLGVHKKAAFQDAKVCLFVFDCIYFNGVSLMDKALYERRKFLNDNMVEVPNRILFSEMKHVTRASDLAEMITRVIREGLEGLVLKDVKGLYEPGKRHWLKVKKDYLNEGAMADTADLVVLGAFYGKGSNGGIMSSFLMGCYDPASKKWCTVTKCSGGYDDATLARLQKELDVIKISKEPSKIPGWLKIVKNYYPDFLIRDPEQAPVWEITGAEFSKSEMHTADGISIRFPRMTRIRDDKDWKTATNLPRLKELYRISKERSDFELTTGQSKDDKDDENSSGGASGGSSPPSTSHKTPTTSKARNSAAPRLKQVKSEPISPAKRKMPAENHSSKKIKTEVQIKTEAQIKTEVAHSNGKSKVKSASTKVIEAGPEKTLLDIFSGVKLYLPQGVQDYDKLQRYFVAYDGDLVPEYDAATATHTLTDPEEDSKAQRVTSNWIWACIRKRRMVPPC, via the exons ATGCAGAACATTTGCCTTCGCAAGGCATTACACACCGCCAGGAATCCGACTGTCACCTTGCTGAGAGCGCAAATTATCTGGCGATTTGGCAGCACACATTTCACTCAGTGCACCCAACCACTGACTCCTCATTGTGGCAGGCGTCCCACTCATTCTCACTGCTGCGATTTTACCCCGCTCTCTCGAAAGTTCGGTACAAGCTCTAGGTTTTATATTCATCTTTCGTGGCCCGAGAGCCTCTCAGAAAGGCCAACAATGGCAGAGCAGAGGTTCTGTGTAGAATATGCCAAACGTGGCACTGCGGGCTGCAAGAAGTGCAAGGACAAGATCATGAAGGGAATTGTCCGCATCGGCAAGATCGTGCCCAACCCCTTCAGCGAGTCTGCTGGAGAGATGAAAGAATGGTACCACGGGAAGTGCATCTTCGAGAAACTGGAGCGTGCCAGGGCCACCACCAAGAAAATCGAGGACATCACTGACCTGGAGGGCTGGGAGGAACTTGAGGATGACGACAAAGAACTCATTAATAAACTTGTCTCAG ATCTTGCTGCCAAAACCAATGCGACCCCAAAGAAAAAAGTACAGGCAAAGTTAAACACCAGCGGACCGCTGTCTGCACCACCTGCTGATCCGTCACTTAATGCCCCTCGAAAGTTCTCTGGCTTCACAG CTACCAAGGCTGGTACCTCTGCCAGTCCAGGGCAGTCTGCACTGAAAGCAGGCCAGGGCAGTGCCCTCTCCGCTCAGCTGTGTGACCCCAACCACAAGGACTGCCTGTTGCGCGAGTTCCGCAAGCTCTGTGCCATGGTGGCAGAGATCTCCAGCTACAACTCTAAGACTCAGATCATTCAGGACTTCTTGAAGAAAGGGAGTGGTGGAG ATAAGTTCAGAGGAGACTTGTTCCTCACTGTGAAGCTGCTTCTACCAGGAGTGGTGAAGAATGTCTACAATCTGAATGACAAACAGATTGTGAAGTTATTCAGTCGTATATTGAACTGCAACCAAGATGGGATGCTGCGCGACCTAGAACAG GGGGATGTGTCAGAAACCGTGCGGCTATATTTTGATGACAGTAAGTCCTTCCCACCAGCAACCAAGAGTCTCCTCACCCTGCAAGAGGTCGAAGCCTCACTGAACCGTCTGGCTCAACTCACCAAGGAAGACGACCAGCAGAAAGAGCTCCAGGACATTGCCAAAAA ATGCACAGGAAATGACCTCAAGTGCATCATCAGACTTGTGAAGCATGATTTGAAAATAAACTCAGGAGCTAAGCATGT GCTGGACGCCGTGGACCCCAATGCTTACGACGCCTTTAAAGCCTCGCGGAACTTGGGCGATGTCATTGAGCGAGTGCTGCGGAACCAGCAGGATGCGTCCAATGGCAGTGGGCCCCGCAAGAGCCTGAAAATAGAGGCCTCCCTCATGACCCCTGTGCAGCCCATGCTG GCAGAGGCCTGTAAATCTGTGGAGTACGCCATGAAGAAGTGCCCCAACGGGATGTACTCCGAGATCAAATATGATGGCGAGCGTGTGCAGGTCCACAAAAATGGAGATCACTTCAGCTATTTCAGCCGCAGTCTCAAGCCAGTGCTCCCACACAAG GTGGCACATTTCAAAGAATACATACCTCAAGCTTTTGTTGGTGGCGACAGTATGATTTTGGATGCTGAGGTCCTTCTCATCGACACCAACACCAGCAAACCCCTCCCCTTTGGAACACTGGGAGTGCACAAG AAAGCTGCCTTCCAAGATGCCAAAGTGTGTCTGTTCGTCTTCGACTGCATTTACTTCAATGGTGTAAGCCTGATGGATAA GGCTCTTTATGAACGAAGGAAGTTTCTCAATGACAACATGGTTGAAGTTCCAAACAGGATATTGTTTTCAGAAATGAAACATGTCACT AGAGCATCTGATCTGGCAGAGATGATCACCCGCGTCATTCGAGAGGGGCTGGAGGGCCTGGTGCTGAAGGACGTCAAG GGCCTATACGAGCCTGGGAAGCGTCACTGGTTGAAGGTGAAGAAGGACTACCTGAATGAGGGCGCCATGGCAGACACGGCTGACCTGGTGGTGTTAGGAGCTTTCTACGGCAAAGGCTCAAAtg GAGGAATAATGTCCAGCTTCTTGATGGGCTGCTATGACCCCGCATCTAAGAAGTGGTGCACAGTGACCAAGTGCTCTGGAGGCTATGATGACGCCACTCTGGCCAGACTGCAGAAGGAGCTGGATGTGATTAAAATCAGCAAG GAACCAAGCAAAATCCCTGGCTGGTTAAAGATTGTTAAAAACTATTACCCAGATTTCCTTATCCGCGATCCGGAG CAAGCACCAGTGTGGGAGATCACAGGAGCGGAGTTTTCCAAGTCAGAGATGCACACAGCCGATGGAATCTCCATCCGTTTCCCGCGCATGACGCGTATCCGTGACGACAAGGACTGGAAGACTGCCACCAACCTGCCTCGGCTGAAG GAACTCTATCGCATATCGAAGGAGCGCTCTGACTTTGAGTTGACCACGGGCCAGTCCAAAGATGATAAGGATGATGAGAACTCCTCTGGTGGAGCCAGTGGAGGCAGCTCTCCACCCTCCACATCACACAAGACCCCTACCACCAGCAAAGCCC GGAACAGTGCTGCTCCACGGCTGAAGCAGGTGAAATCAGAACCCATTTCCCCAGCCAAGAGGAAGATGCCTGCGGAGAACCACAGCAGCAAGAAG ATTAAGACTGAAGTTCAGATTAAAACTGAAGCTCAGATTAAGACTGAAGTTGCCCATAGCAATGGGAAAAGCAAAGTGAAGAGCGCCTCCACCAAGGTGATAGAAGCAGGTCCTGAGAAG ACCCTTTTGGACATTTTCAGTGGCGTGAAGCTCTACCTGCCGCAGGGTGTGCAGGACTACGACAAACTCCAGCGTTATTTTGTGGCCTACGACGGAGATCTGGTGCCGGAGTACGACGCTGCCACAGCCACGCACACGCTTACAGATCCCGAGGAAGACAGCAAAGCTCAGAGGGTCACCTCCAACTGGATCTGGGCGTGCATTCGCAAAAGAAGAATGGTTCCTCCCTGCTGA